Proteins encoded within one genomic window of Gloeobacter kilaueensis JS1:
- a CDS encoding UvrD-helicase domain-containing protein — protein sequence MVLGKDALLNPTQRRAVERFNGPLLVVAGAGSGKTRILTYRIAHLIETYQVEPEHILAVTFTNKAAGEMKERILQLFCERAARNRTGSAYLDLSEAEQREIGSRVRAELIQPLWVGTFHALCARMLRYDIDKYTGEGGQSWQRNFTIFDESDVQEIVKEIVTKELNLDDRMYQPRSVRFAISAAKNRGLTAEEYAAEEGSRRARTIAGVYERYQQQLARNNALDFDDLIRVPVQLFRQRPEVLDYWHRRFHHILVDEYQDTNRTQYELIRLLATNNRPRSEWDWRDRSVFVVGDADQAIYSFRQADFRILMDFQSDFGDGQSDDKTETLIKLEENYRSSATILDIANDLIANNVERIDKVLRPTRPAGKPVTLHEAEDEVAEAEYIVSQMRALKNSESRSWRDFAVLYRVNAQSQPIEQALARWGVPYAVVGGLRFYDRREIKDVLSYLKAIHNPADSLALKRAMSIPRRGIGKTTLDKLEAGAGMLQTSLWELLADQSSIQNLAGRTSGPILQFVRFIGRMQELAATGSVSQLLDTVLEESGYVRMLQEEGSEEAENRLENVLELRSVAQRFEEENDDPAAATLEAFLANVSLASDLDSLDESADHISLMTLHAAKGLEFPVVFLCGLEDGLFPHFRAIQDGDSAAIEEERRLCYVGITRAKEHLFLSYAQARRLYGDRQSAIASQFLKELPADKLAGSKLRKGFTPGGRTRAQAQLSATRPAAAPAPTRRKQPAQSWAVGDRVEHEQFGPGQVTHVLGEGARQYLAISFPGQGKKIIDPRLAVLRKVE from the coding sequence ATGGTCCTGGGGAAAGATGCATTACTGAACCCTACGCAGCGGCGGGCGGTCGAGCGCTTCAACGGGCCGTTGCTGGTCGTCGCTGGTGCCGGAAGTGGCAAGACGCGCATTCTCACCTACCGCATCGCTCACCTCATCGAAACCTATCAAGTCGAGCCGGAGCACATTCTGGCGGTCACCTTCACCAACAAGGCCGCAGGCGAGATGAAGGAGCGCATCCTGCAGCTTTTTTGCGAGCGGGCGGCCCGCAACCGCACCGGCAGCGCTTACCTCGATCTGAGCGAAGCTGAGCAGCGCGAGATCGGATCTCGGGTGCGCGCTGAACTGATTCAGCCGCTGTGGGTCGGCACCTTTCATGCCCTGTGCGCCCGGATGTTGCGCTACGACATCGACAAGTACACCGGCGAGGGGGGCCAGAGCTGGCAGCGCAACTTTACGATCTTCGACGAGTCGGACGTGCAGGAGATCGTCAAGGAGATCGTCACCAAAGAACTCAACCTCGACGATCGAATGTATCAGCCGCGCTCGGTGCGCTTTGCGATCAGCGCCGCTAAAAACCGGGGCCTCACAGCCGAGGAATACGCAGCCGAGGAGGGCAGCCGCCGCGCCCGGACGATCGCAGGAGTCTACGAGCGTTACCAGCAGCAACTGGCGCGCAACAACGCCCTCGACTTCGACGATCTGATCCGCGTGCCGGTGCAGCTTTTTCGGCAGCGCCCCGAGGTGCTCGACTACTGGCATCGGCGCTTTCATCACATCCTGGTCGATGAGTACCAGGACACCAACCGCACCCAGTACGAGCTGATTCGCCTGCTCGCCACCAACAATCGTCCCCGATCGGAGTGGGACTGGCGCGACCGCTCGGTGTTCGTGGTGGGCGACGCCGATCAGGCAATCTACAGTTTTCGCCAGGCCGACTTTCGGATCTTGATGGATTTTCAGTCCGACTTTGGCGACGGCCAGTCCGACGACAAGACCGAGACGCTGATCAAGCTCGAAGAAAACTACCGCTCCTCGGCGACGATCCTCGACATCGCCAACGACCTGATCGCCAACAACGTCGAGCGCATCGACAAGGTTCTGCGCCCCACCCGGCCTGCCGGTAAACCGGTCACCCTGCACGAGGCGGAGGACGAAGTGGCCGAGGCCGAGTACATCGTCTCCCAGATGCGGGCGCTCAAAAACAGCGAAAGCCGCTCCTGGCGCGATTTTGCCGTACTCTATCGAGTCAATGCCCAGTCCCAGCCCATCGAGCAGGCGCTCGCGCGCTGGGGGGTGCCCTACGCGGTGGTGGGCGGCCTGCGCTTCTACGACCGCCGCGAGATCAAGGACGTTTTAAGTTACCTCAAGGCGATTCACAATCCGGCGGACTCCCTCGCCCTCAAGCGGGCAATGTCGATTCCGCGCCGGGGGATCGGCAAGACGACCCTCGACAAGCTCGAAGCCGGTGCCGGAATGCTCCAGACTTCACTCTGGGAATTGCTCGCCGATCAAAGCAGCATCCAGAATCTGGCGGGGCGGACGAGCGGGCCAATCTTGCAGTTCGTGCGCTTTATCGGTCGGATGCAGGAGCTGGCTGCCACCGGCAGCGTCTCGCAGTTGCTCGACACCGTGCTTGAGGAATCCGGCTACGTGCGGATGCTTCAAGAAGAAGGCAGCGAGGAGGCCGAAAATCGCCTCGAAAACGTCCTCGAGTTGCGCTCGGTGGCCCAGCGCTTCGAAGAAGAAAACGACGATCCGGCTGCCGCTACCCTCGAAGCGTTTCTGGCCAACGTTTCGCTCGCCTCGGACCTCGATAGCCTCGATGAGAGCGCCGATCATATTTCGCTGATGACCCTGCACGCCGCCAAGGGGCTCGAATTTCCGGTCGTCTTTCTGTGCGGCCTCGAGGACGGTCTTTTTCCCCATTTTCGGGCGATTCAAGACGGCGACAGCGCCGCCATCGAGGAGGAGCGGCGGCTCTGTTACGTCGGGATCACCCGCGCCAAAGAACACCTGTTTTTAAGCTATGCCCAGGCGCGCAGGCTCTACGGCGACCGCCAGAGCGCCATCGCCTCGCAGTTTCTCAAAGAACTGCCCGCCGACAAGCTGGCTGGATCCAAGCTGCGCAAGGGTTTCACGCCGGGTGGGCGCACCCGCGCCCAGGCCCAACTTTCTGCTACCAGGCCCGCCGCCGCTCCTGCTCCTACCCGCCGCAAGCAACCGGCCCAGTCCTGGGCGGTGGGTGACAGGGTCGAACACGAACAATTTGGCCCAGGCCAGGTAACCCACGTTTTAGGAGAAGGAGCCAGACAGTACCTGGCCATCAGCTTTCCCGGCCAGGGCAAGAAGATCATCGACCCGCGCCTCGCGGTGCTGCGCAAGGTGGAGTGA
- a CDS encoding YdhR family protein — protein sequence MSPNKVFLYTELQASKPFSEVNWQLLNPEMKKEKGLLKKTWLSGIHSNSVGGFYEFDSLENARAFADGFFAREARQLGVSFTTKIFDGEVVEEASRDMRSPYYD from the coding sequence ATGAGTCCGAACAAAGTGTTTCTCTACACCGAGCTTCAGGCGTCGAAGCCTTTTAGCGAGGTCAACTGGCAGCTGCTCAACCCCGAGATGAAAAAGGAAAAAGGCTTGCTCAAAAAGACCTGGCTGAGCGGCATCCATTCCAACTCCGTCGGCGGCTTCTACGAATTCGATTCCCTCGAAAACGCCAGAGCGTTTGCCGATGGCTTCTTTGCCCGCGAAGCGCGGCAGCTTGGCGTGAGCTTTACCACCAAGATCTTCGACGGCGAGGTAGTAGAAGAAGCGAGCCGCGACATGCGCTCACCCTACTACGACTAG
- a CDS encoding TetR/AcrR family transcriptional regulator: MRYATGHKQKTRLRILEAAGRCFRLRGYEGTGVDALAQEAGVTSGAFYGHFRSKTEAFSEAVVGGLGQLKSGIEAFRQAHGQGWVAPFAQFYFSSKRKCDLSEGCALPSLSPEVGRSGSQVRTAYQGELLRIAETIEAGLSGDASERRSDTWVLLALLAGGTMLARAVQEEAIADEIAAAVQEATEAVAAGRLGREPS; this comes from the coding sequence GTGCGCTACGCCACTGGACACAAGCAAAAGACCAGGCTGCGGATTCTGGAGGCGGCGGGCCGCTGCTTCCGGTTGCGCGGTTACGAGGGTACGGGTGTGGACGCTCTCGCCCAGGAGGCCGGAGTCACTTCGGGCGCTTTCTATGGCCACTTTCGCTCGAAGACGGAGGCTTTTTCGGAGGCGGTGGTCGGTGGCCTCGGGCAGCTAAAAAGTGGAATCGAAGCGTTTCGGCAGGCTCACGGTCAAGGCTGGGTTGCCCCTTTTGCGCAGTTCTATTTCAGCAGCAAGCGCAAGTGTGATTTGAGCGAAGGGTGCGCCCTGCCGAGCCTTTCACCCGAAGTGGGCCGCTCCGGCTCTCAGGTACGCACGGCTTATCAAGGCGAGCTTCTGCGCATCGCCGAGACGATCGAAGCCGGTCTATCCGGCGATGCGAGTGAGCGGCGCTCCGACACCTGGGTGCTCCTTGCCCTGCTCGCTGGAGGCACGATGCTGGCGCGGGCAGTGCAGGAGGAGGCTATAGCCGACGAGATCGCAGCCGCCGTCCAGGAAGCGACGGAGGCGGTTGCTGCAGGCAGGCTGGGCCGGGAACCGTCTTGA
- the corA gene encoding magnesium/cobalt transporter CorA produces the protein MSDRDKDEQKAEVDENEDDESYVDYFYGEPGDLPGTLSIDEDAAVPELVVIDYAGEQATCKKVATPEEIAPYLDSASVSWVDVRGLGSEDILRRVGQVFNLHPLVLEDVVNVPQRPKVEEYKDQLLIIARMVCPRSNEESGFISEQVSFILGKHYLLTVQEEPQIDVFNPVRDRIRTAKGIIRDQQADYLAYTLLDAIIDGFFPVLEDYGERIEELEEEVVENPTRSTIERIHKLKRELLSLRRAIWPQRDVINSLIRDGNPLIRDEVRVYLRDCYDHAIQILDIVETYREVASSLMDVYMSSVSNRMNEVMKTLTVISVIFIPLTFIAGVYGMNFNAEKSPWNMPELNWYWGYPICLLVMLAVASGLVIYFWRRGWFENLSGVRDERR, from the coding sequence ATGAGCGATCGCGACAAGGACGAACAAAAAGCGGAGGTAGACGAGAACGAGGACGACGAGTCCTACGTCGATTATTTTTATGGCGAGCCGGGCGATCTGCCTGGAACCCTCAGCATCGACGAGGATGCGGCGGTTCCGGAACTGGTGGTGATCGACTACGCGGGCGAGCAGGCCACCTGCAAGAAGGTAGCGACCCCCGAAGAAATTGCCCCTTACCTCGACAGTGCCTCTGTCTCGTGGGTGGACGTGCGCGGCCTAGGGAGCGAAGATATTCTGCGCCGGGTGGGCCAGGTATTCAACCTCCATCCGCTGGTGCTCGAAGATGTGGTCAACGTGCCGCAGCGGCCAAAAGTCGAGGAGTACAAGGACCAGCTTCTCATCATCGCCCGCATGGTCTGTCCCCGCTCCAACGAAGAATCGGGCTTCATCAGCGAACAGGTGAGCTTTATTCTGGGCAAGCATTATCTGCTCACCGTCCAGGAAGAACCCCAGATCGACGTGTTCAACCCCGTGCGCGACCGCATTCGCACCGCCAAGGGGATCATCCGCGACCAGCAGGCCGATTACCTCGCCTACACCCTGCTCGATGCGATCATCGACGGCTTCTTTCCGGTGCTCGAGGATTACGGCGAGCGGATCGAAGAACTTGAAGAGGAAGTAGTCGAAAATCCGACCCGCAGCACGATCGAGCGCATCCACAAGCTCAAGCGCGAACTGTTGAGCCTGCGGCGCGCCATCTGGCCCCAGCGCGACGTGATCAACTCCCTCATCCGCGACGGCAACCCGCTCATCCGCGACGAGGTGCGCGTCTACCTGCGCGACTGCTACGACCACGCGATCCAGATTCTCGATATTGTCGAGACCTACCGGGAAGTGGCTTCGAGCCTGATGGACGTGTACATGTCCTCGGTGAGCAACCGGATGAACGAGGTGATGAAGACGCTGACGGTAATCTCGGTGATCTTTATTCCCCTTACCTTCATTGCCGGGGTCTACGGCATGAACTTCAACGCCGAGAAGTCTCCCTGGAACATGCCGGAATTGAACTGGTACTGGGGCTATCCGATCTGCCTCCTCGTCATGCTCGCCGTCGCCTCTGGCCTGGTTATCTACTTCTGGCGGCGGGGCTGGTTTGAAAACCTCTCGGGCGTCCGGGACGAGAGGCGCTGA
- a CDS encoding DUF6883 domain-containing protein: MKVPYAERAFVDMNKLIGYCLNPQHSRGRHKARVFAAALGLTAEAAAELRDALLAAVCSCESAPAEVDQYGQRYTVDFLLRRGRQAAKIRSAWIILHEEDYPKLISCYVMREQDDEAT; the protein is encoded by the coding sequence ATGAAAGTGCCCTATGCTGAGCGAGCCTTTGTGGATATGAACAAGCTCATCGGTTATTGCTTAAATCCTCAGCATTCACGGGGCAGGCATAAAGCGCGGGTTTTTGCAGCAGCTCTTGGACTGACCGCAGAAGCTGCCGCAGAGTTGCGAGATGCATTGCTTGCAGCAGTTTGCAGCTGTGAGTCAGCGCCCGCTGAAGTTGATCAGTATGGGCAGCGCTACACCGTGGACTTTTTGCTGCGACGGGGGCGACAGGCAGCAAAGATTCGTAGCGCGTGGATTATTCTGCATGAAGAAGACTATCCCAAGTTGATTAGCTGCTATGTCATGAGGGAGCAGGACGATGAAGCTACTTGA
- a CDS encoding DUF4926 domain-containing protein, whose amino-acid sequence MKLLDTVALLEDLPERKLYRGQVGTLVEELAPGVYEVEFSDDEGRTYASLALQLEQLLILHHKPFAA is encoded by the coding sequence ATGAAGCTACTTGATACTGTTGCTTTACTGGAAGATCTGCCGGAACGCAAGCTGTACCGGGGGCAGGTAGGAACACTTGTCGAAGAACTGGCTCCTGGCGTGTACGAGGTGGAATTTAGCGACGACGAGGGCCGGACCTATGCCTCACTTGCGCTACAGCTCGAACAGTTGCTGATCTTGCACCACAAGCCCTTTGCCGCCTGA
- a CDS encoding phycobiliprotein lyase yields the protein MTSIEAFFDACLGKWSIERTYHYLSDPEGRVERSHTNYDIQELTADRRQKVLADNNRPSEVTGPLYGFFLAFDTLSDRGEAVAMDLNILFVPTHTSEDGIIEGDYLRDRAYEESRPMISHFRYDPERAELRMITRYTRVVSVDSITLVNPELRIRQIQNFRRNVLENLPLQDLELVGFGVEKKVT from the coding sequence ATGACTTCGATCGAGGCATTCTTTGATGCCTGTCTGGGCAAGTGGTCGATCGAGCGGACCTATCACTACCTGAGTGACCCGGAAGGCCGGGTGGAGCGCTCCCACACCAACTACGACATCCAGGAGCTGACGGCGGATCGCAGACAAAAGGTACTGGCGGACAATAACCGCCCCAGCGAGGTGACAGGACCGCTCTACGGCTTTTTTCTGGCCTTCGATACCCTCTCCGACCGGGGGGAGGCGGTGGCGATGGATCTGAATATTCTCTTCGTACCTACCCATACCAGTGAGGACGGCATCATCGAGGGCGATTATCTACGCGATCGCGCCTACGAAGAATCCCGCCCGATGATTTCTCACTTTCGCTACGACCCCGAGCGGGCCGAACTGCGGATGATCACCCGCTACACGCGGGTGGTCTCGGTCGATTCGATTACCCTGGTCAACCCCGAACTGCGCATCCGTCAGATCCAGAACTTTCGGCGCAACGTTCTTGAGAATCTGCCCCTACAGGATCTGGAACTGGTTGGCTTCGGTGTCGAGAAAAAAGTAACTTGA
- the acs gene encoding acetate--CoA ligase, whose protein sequence is MASEPGHRAIEIESILQEERRFKPPAGFGERAWIGDFAAYQQLYARSVADPEAFWADLAQKELHWFAPWQQVLDWQEPFARWFVGGKINLSYNCLDRHLPERGDKTAILWEGEPGEVRALSYAQLHAEVCRFANALKSLGVGRGDVVAIYMPLVPEAAIAMLACARIGAPHTVIFGGFSGEAVRDRLNDARAKVVVTADGGFRKGAIVALKPRVDEAVAQATSVQHIVCLRRTGQEVAMQPGRDLWWNELVARHSSDCPAEALDSEDVLFILYTSGTTGKPKGVVHTTAGYNLYSHITSKWIFDLRDEDVYWCTADVGWITGHSYVVYGPLSNGATTFLYEGAPNQPDPGRFWQMIEKHRITIFYTAPTAIRTFIKWGDEWPKRHDLGSLRLLATVGEPINPEAWIWYHRVIGGERCPICDTWWQTETGGIMITPLPGATTTKPGSATLPFPGIVADVVDREGNSCEANEGGYLVIRKPWPSMLRTVYGDPERYRQNYWGQVPHVYFAGDGARRDADGYFWVMGRVDDVISVSGHRLGTMEIESALVSHPAVAEAAVVGRPDDIKGEAIVAFVTVEAGVEQTAPLLDELRAHVVKEIGALARPEEIRYAEALPKTRSGKIMRRLLRSLAAGVELTGDTSTLEDRSVLEKLRDG, encoded by the coding sequence GTGGCGAGCGAGCCAGGCCACCGGGCGATCGAGATCGAGTCGATCCTGCAGGAGGAGCGACGCTTCAAGCCACCGGCGGGTTTTGGCGAGCGTGCCTGGATCGGCGATTTTGCTGCCTACCAGCAGCTCTATGCTCGCTCGGTAGCCGATCCCGAGGCGTTCTGGGCCGATCTGGCCCAAAAAGAATTGCACTGGTTTGCTCCCTGGCAGCAGGTACTCGACTGGCAGGAGCCCTTTGCCCGCTGGTTCGTAGGCGGCAAGATCAACTTGTCCTACAACTGCCTCGATCGGCACCTTCCAGAGCGCGGCGACAAGACGGCGATTCTCTGGGAAGGCGAGCCGGGGGAGGTGCGCGCCCTCAGTTATGCCCAGTTGCACGCCGAGGTCTGTCGCTTTGCCAACGCCCTCAAGTCCCTCGGGGTGGGCAGGGGCGATGTCGTCGCCATCTACATGCCCCTGGTGCCCGAGGCGGCGATCGCCATGCTCGCCTGTGCCCGCATCGGCGCGCCCCATACGGTTATCTTTGGCGGCTTTTCGGGCGAGGCGGTGCGCGACCGGCTCAACGACGCCAGAGCAAAAGTTGTCGTTACCGCCGACGGCGGTTTTCGTAAAGGGGCGATCGTCGCCCTCAAGCCGCGCGTCGATGAAGCGGTGGCCCAGGCGACGAGCGTTCAGCACATCGTCTGTCTTAGGCGCACGGGACAGGAGGTGGCGATGCAGCCGGGGCGCGACCTCTGGTGGAACGAACTGGTCGCCAGGCACAGTAGCGATTGCCCAGCCGAAGCCCTCGATTCTGAAGATGTGCTCTTTATTCTCTACACCAGCGGTACCACCGGCAAGCCGAAGGGCGTGGTGCATACGACCGCCGGTTACAACCTCTACAGCCACATCACGAGCAAGTGGATCTTCGATCTGCGCGACGAGGACGTCTACTGGTGTACCGCCGATGTAGGCTGGATCACCGGCCACTCCTACGTCGTCTATGGCCCGCTTTCCAATGGGGCGACGACCTTTTTGTACGAGGGCGCTCCCAACCAGCCCGATCCCGGACGCTTCTGGCAGATGATCGAAAAGCACCGGATCACGATCTTCTACACGGCCCCAACTGCGATCCGCACCTTTATCAAGTGGGGCGACGAGTGGCCCAAGCGGCACGATCTGGGTTCCCTGCGCCTGCTTGCCACCGTAGGGGAACCCATCAATCCCGAAGCCTGGATCTGGTACCACCGGGTAATCGGTGGCGAGCGCTGCCCGATCTGCGATACGTGGTGGCAGACCGAGACCGGCGGGATCATGATTACCCCCCTGCCGGGAGCGACCACCACCAAACCCGGCTCGGCCACCCTGCCCTTTCCGGGCATCGTCGCCGATGTGGTGGACCGCGAGGGCAACAGCTGCGAGGCTAACGAGGGCGGCTATCTGGTGATCCGCAAGCCCTGGCCCTCGATGCTGCGCACGGTCTACGGCGATCCGGAGCGCTACCGCCAGAACTACTGGGGCCAGGTGCCCCACGTCTACTTCGCCGGTGACGGGGCCCGCCGCGACGCGGACGGTTACTTCTGGGTGATGGGCCGCGTGGACGATGTGATCAGTGTGAGCGGCCATCGCCTGGGCACGATGGAGATCGAATCGGCCCTCGTCTCACACCCGGCGGTAGCCGAGGCGGCGGTAGTGGGCAGGCCCGACGACATCAAAGGCGAGGCGATCGTCGCCTTCGTCACCGTCGAAGCGGGCGTAGAGCAGACCGCACCGTTACTCGATGAACTGCGCGCCCACGTCGTCAAAGAAATCGGAGCCCTCGCCCGGCCCGAGGAGATTCGCTACGCCGAGGCGCTGCCTAAGACCCGCTCCGGCAAGATCATGCGTCGATTGCTGCGATCTCTGGCCGCCGGGGTAGAACTCACCGGCGACACTTCTACCCTCGAAGATCGATCCGTGCTCGAAAAACTGCGCGACGGCTGA
- the rpsT gene encoding 30S ribosomal protein S20 produces MPNIKSAIKRVDVAERNRQRNVTYKSTIRTLSKKFLTRLGEYTQSPSDEVLAEVQDYLSQAFSRIDKAVKVGVIHLNNGARKKARLSAALRAALDKVQAKAG; encoded by the coding sequence GTGCCCAATATCAAATCTGCGATCAAGCGCGTCGATGTGGCCGAGCGCAATCGCCAGCGCAACGTCACCTACAAATCGACGATCCGCACCCTCAGCAAAAAGTTTTTGACCCGCCTGGGCGAGTACACACAGTCGCCCTCCGACGAGGTGTTGGCCGAGGTCCAGGACTACCTGAGCCAGGCGTTCAGCCGCATCGACAAGGCGGTAAAAGTCGGGGTGATTCACCTCAACAACGGTGCGCGCAAAAAAGCCCGCCTCAGCGCCGCTCTGCGCGCCGCCCTGGATAAGGTTCAAGCCAAGGCAGGTTAG
- a CDS encoding transglycosylase domain-containing protein, whose product MAFPDSSLAGVRSAASAGAFLRSHRRQILLGFLLTLLASLLGLVVALFWDLPSADAVRHYTPENQLLIKAMDGSLLYNSAQGPAKQVTYKQIPDSLIKAIVATEDRRFYDHQGIDWRGIGRAIVRDVQARSLREGGSTITQQLARNLFLNQQRTLWRKLKEIVIAARIEQELSKEEILTLYLNQIYFGSGAYGVADAARTYFSKPIERLSLTESALLAGLPQAPSRYSPLINKSLARKRRDAVLKNMVEVGYLPRPGYEQARKRPVVIRPSERPQLLQAGYFSAYIQSLLPDLLDTQTVPGGLTVETTLDPKMQAAAQRTLTTALASYRARRVSQGALVTLDPASGEIRAMVGGGDFQKSQFNRAVQALRQPGSTFKVFVYTAAIENGIRPEDVYVDRPLRFGRYTVKNYDRRYYGPMTLVDALKESRNTIAVQLFNKVGEAKVVDVARRMGIHSKLQSGAAMALGASDVSLLELTSAYGTLASGGRYSEPVAVRRIVDKDGRLLYSAARQSRPALSPEVTSTMTRMLQQVIENGTGRRADIGRPAAGKTGTTENYRDLLFVGYTPQLVTGVWLGNDDNQPTRGSSGLAAALWGRYMGQALASYPEVDFPDIGDNEPLPASPPQGEEEPAAEPDSNQPDEQPRSDDTDCERDEQGQLVCSNAAGTAAQEPSSPAAAPQNGQNGDNQGSAPPPDNPLPSPELDHEHALPASPAPTDTPQQP is encoded by the coding sequence ATGGCTTTTCCGGATTCTTCTTTGGCGGGGGTGCGCAGTGCCGCTTCTGCAGGTGCCTTCTTGCGCAGCCATCGTCGGCAGATCTTGCTTGGCTTTTTGCTCACCCTGCTCGCCTCTTTGCTGGGCCTTGTGGTCGCCCTTTTTTGGGATCTGCCCTCCGCCGACGCCGTGCGCCACTACACCCCCGAAAATCAACTGCTCATCAAGGCGATGGACGGCTCGCTACTATACAACAGCGCCCAGGGACCGGCCAAGCAGGTGACTTATAAACAGATTCCCGACAGCTTGATCAAGGCAATCGTCGCCACCGAGGACCGGCGCTTCTACGATCACCAGGGCATCGACTGGCGCGGTATCGGACGCGCCATCGTCCGCGATGTGCAGGCCCGCTCGCTGCGCGAGGGCGGCTCGACGATTACCCAGCAGTTGGCGCGCAACTTGTTTTTGAACCAGCAGCGCACGCTCTGGCGCAAGCTCAAAGAGATCGTGATCGCCGCTCGCATCGAGCAGGAACTGTCTAAAGAAGAAATCCTCACCCTCTATCTCAACCAGATCTACTTCGGGTCCGGTGCCTACGGCGTCGCGGATGCGGCGCGCACCTACTTCAGCAAACCGATCGAGCGCCTGAGCCTGACAGAATCGGCGCTGCTCGCCGGTCTACCCCAGGCTCCAAGCCGCTATTCGCCGCTCATCAATAAATCCCTCGCCCGCAAGCGGCGCGACGCGGTGCTCAAGAACATGGTCGAGGTGGGCTATCTGCCCCGCCCCGGCTACGAGCAGGCCCGCAAGCGCCCGGTTGTCATCCGCCCAAGCGAGAGACCGCAACTGTTGCAGGCAGGCTACTTCAGCGCCTACATCCAGTCGCTGTTGCCGGACTTGCTCGATACCCAGACCGTACCCGGCGGGCTCACCGTCGAGACTACCCTCGATCCAAAGATGCAGGCGGCAGCCCAACGCACGCTCACAACCGCCCTTGCAAGCTACCGCGCAAGGCGCGTGAGCCAGGGAGCGCTCGTCACCCTCGATCCTGCTTCCGGCGAGATTCGGGCAATGGTAGGAGGCGGCGACTTTCAAAAAAGCCAGTTCAACCGGGCAGTACAGGCTCTGCGCCAGCCCGGTTCGACTTTTAAGGTCTTTGTCTACACCGCCGCCATCGAAAACGGCATCCGCCCCGAGGATGTCTACGTCGATCGGCCCCTGCGCTTTGGCCGTTACACCGTCAAGAACTACGACCGCCGCTACTACGGACCGATGACCCTGGTGGACGCCCTCAAAGAGTCGCGCAACACGATCGCCGTGCAGCTCTTTAACAAAGTGGGCGAGGCAAAGGTCGTCGATGTGGCCCGGCGCATGGGCATCCACAGCAAGTTGCAGTCCGGGGCGGCGATGGCCTTGGGCGCTTCCGACGTCAGCCTGCTCGAACTCACCAGCGCCTACGGCACCCTGGCAAGTGGGGGCCGCTACAGCGAGCCGGTGGCCGTCCGCCGCATCGTCGATAAAGACGGACGGCTGCTTTATAGCGCCGCCCGCCAGTCGCGCCCTGCCCTCTCCCCCGAAGTCACCTCGACGATGACCCGGATGCTCCAGCAGGTGATCGAAAACGGCACCGGACGGCGGGCGGATATCGGCAGACCAGCGGCGGGCAAGACGGGCACGACCGAAAATTACCGCGACCTGCTCTTTGTGGGCTACACTCCCCAACTGGTGACGGGCGTCTGGCTGGGCAACGACGACAACCAGCCCACGCGCGGCAGCAGTGGCCTCGCCGCCGCCCTCTGGGGCCGCTACATGGGTCAGGCTCTCGCCTCCTATCCGGAAGTAGACTTTCCTGATATCGGCGACAACGAACCACTGCCGGCCTCACCGCCCCAGGGCGAGGAGGAACCGGCAGCTGAACCGGACAGCAACCAACCCGACGAGCAGCCCAGATCGGACGATACCGACTGCGAGCGCGACGAGCAGGGGCAACTGGTCTGCTCCAACGCCGCCGGAACCGCCGCTCAGGAACCCTCTTCTCCTGCCGCCGCGCCTCAAAATGGACAGAACGGCGACAATCAAGGTTCTGCCCCGCCACCGGACAATCCCCTGCCTTCTCCCGAACTGGACCACGAGCACGCCCTGCCCGCTTCTCCAGCGCCAACCGATACGCCCCAACAGCCATGA
- a CDS encoding translation initiation factor translates to MSPDRIVYSTHPRPEPRCEGCGAPQSECSCPVAEIPPRKQTARLAHDRKRRRGKVVTVVSGLQLSEVNLSELARLLKNRCGAGGTVKDDEIEIQGEHRDKVAMILQELGYKTKLVGG, encoded by the coding sequence ATGAGCCCCGATCGCATCGTCTATTCGACCCATCCCCGGCCCGAACCCCGCTGCGAGGGTTGTGGCGCGCCCCAATCCGAGTGCTCCTGCCCAGTAGCTGAAATTCCTCCTCGTAAACAGACCGCCCGGCTCGCCCACGACCGCAAACGTCGCCGGGGCAAAGTCGTGACCGTAGTGAGCGGCCTGCAACTTTCGGAAGTAAATCTCTCAGAACTGGCCAGATTGCTCAAAAACCGCTGCGGGGCCGGTGGAACCGTAAAAGACGACGAGATCGAAATCCAGGGCGAGCACCGCGACAAAGTGGCAATGATTCTACAGGAACTGGGCTACAAGACAAAACTCGTGGGCGGATGA